In Saccharomyces kudriavzevii IFO 1802 strain IFO1802 genome assembly, chromosome: 9, the following proteins share a genomic window:
- the SNP1 gene encoding U1 snRNP complex subunit SNP1 (similar to Saccharomyces cerevisiae SNP1 (YIL061C); ancestral locus Anc_7.250) — protein MSYNLSKYPDDVSRLFRPKPPLPYKKPTDYPYAKRQTNPNITGVSNLLSTSLKHYMEEHPQGTPNNHLQKYEDVKVSKIKNSHLIDRKLQSWNPNADPHIRDTDPYRTIFIGRLPYDLNEIELQKHFVRFGEIEKIRIVKDKITQQSRGYAFIVFKDPISSKMAFKEIGVHRGIQIKDKLCIVDIERGRTVKYFKPRRLGGGLGGRGYSHGDSRLPERFASSGAATVMDRNYSLRPPRMEPSSSAYISERYTGSTSETRYQGHRPLLAASTAIPAVASVYKSRNSRTRESQPVAKEVPDY, from the coding sequence ATGAGTTACAATCTATCCAAGTATCCTGATGATGTGTCGAGGCTTTTCAGACCAAAGCCTCCTTTGCCTTACAAGAAACCAACAGATTATCCGTATGCGAAAAGGCAAACAAACCCAAATATTACCGGTGTTTCCAATTTATTATCAACATCCTTGAAACACTACATGGAAGAACATCCCCAAGGTACCCCCAACAACCATCTACAAAAATACGAGGATGTCAAAGTTTCCAAGATCAAAAACTCTCATTTGATAGACCGGAAATTACAAAGCTGGAATCCGAATGCGGACCCTCATATTAGGGACACAGATCCCTACAGAACGATATTTATTGGGAGATTACCATACGATCTCAACGAAATTGAACTGCAAAAGCATTTTGTTAGGTTTGGCGAGATTGAGAAGATTAGAATAGTCAAGGACAAGATCACCCAGCAAAGTAGAGGATATGCCTTCATAGTGTTCAAAGACCCAATCAGCAGCAAAATGGCATTCAAGGAAATCGGAGTGCACAGGGGTATCCAGATCAAAGACAAGCTCTGCATAGTCGATATAGAAAGAGGCAGAACCGTCAAGTACTTCAAGCCAAGAAGATTGGGCGGCGGCCTCGGGGGCAGGGGCTACTCTCACGGGGATAGCAGACTGCCAGAAAGGTTTGCAAGCTCAGGCGCTGCCACTGTCATGGACAGAAACTACTCTCTCAGACCACCACGCATGGAaccatcttcttctgcGTACATTTCCGAGAGATACACTGGTTCCACGTCAGAAACAAGATATCAAGGTCACAGGCCTCTGCTCGCCGCCTCCACTGCCATTCCTGCTGTTGCCTCGGTATATAAATCCAGAAATTCGCGGACTAGAGAGTCTCAACCAGTTGCCAAGGAAGTGCCAGACTACTGA
- the EFM4 gene encoding Efm4p (similar to Saccharomyces cerevisiae SEE1 (YIL064W); ancestral locus Anc_7.254) — protein MQDTADLSTSKLGTKKYWDELYALELENFRRNPQDTGDCWFSDSDAEQKMIDFLVDNIGAYRITEDASVVDLGTGNGHLLFELHETEFQGKLVGIDYSEESVKLATNIAEATGVEDFISFQQADIFNSGWNPGKFDVVLDKGTLDAISLSGMKINGKLDVVDVYAEVVEKILRKDGIFLITSCNFTQDELIEIMQTEKLKPWKAIKYPVFQFGGVQGATICSIAFVKQD, from the coding sequence ATGCAGGACACGGCAGATTTGAGCACCTCCAAACTGGGTACGAAGAAATACTGGGACGAACTGTATGCCTTGGAGTTGGAGAATTTTAGGCGAAATCCGCAAGATACCGGGGACTGCTGGTTTAGCGACAGTGATGCGGAACAAAAGATGATCGATTTCTTGGTGGACAATATCGGTGCGTACAGAATCACTGAGGACGCGTCTGTCGTGGACCTGGGCACAGGAAACGGTCATTTGCTGTTCGAACTGCACGAGACGGAATTCCAGGGCAAACTGGTCGGAATAGACTATTCTGAAGAAAGTGTCAAGCTGGCCACTAACATAGCTGAGGCGACCGGCGTGGAGGATTTCATCAGCTTCCAGCAGGCGGACATCTTCAATTCTGGTTGGAACCCGGGCAAATTCGATGTTGTGCTGGATAAGGGGACCTTGGATGCCATTTCATTAAGCGGCATGAAGATCAATGGCAAACTTGACGTGGTCGATGTATATGCCGAAGtggtggaaaaaattttgaggaaagatggtatttttttgatcacGTCTTGTAACTTCACGCAGGATGAGCTGATAGAGATCATGCAGAcggaaaaattgaaaccGTGGAAAGCAATAAAATACCCAGTTTTCCAGTTCGGCGGTGTTCAGGGTGCGACCATTTGTAGCATAGCATTTGTTAAGCAAGAttga
- the ARC15 gene encoding Arc15p (similar to Saccharomyces cerevisiae ARC15 (YIL062C); ancestral locus Anc_7.252), with translation MEADWRRIDIDAFDPESGRLTAADLVPPYEVTVTSQELQPRMNQLRSLAASGDSVGAVQLLTTDPPYSADAATKEQYLGSVLEALTQVRQADIGNVIKTLSDSQKDVLVKYLYKGMSIPQGQKQGGILLAWLEKITQVSGVTPIVHYISDRRTV, from the coding sequence ATGGAAGCCGACTGGAGGAGAATTGACATCGATGCATTTGACCCGGAGAGCGGTAGGCTGACCGCTGCTGACCTGGTACCACCATATGAAGTGACTGTCACATCACAAGAATTACAACCCCGAATGAATCAATTGCGTTCGCTGGCCGCAAGCGGAGACTCTGTGGGAGCCGTTCAATTGCTCACAACCGATCCTCCATACAGTGCGGATGCTGCAACAAAGGAACAGTATCTTGGGAGTGTGCTTGAAGCATTGACACAAGTCAGACAAGCCGATATTGGTAATGTGATCAAGACTTTGAGCGATTCGCAGAAGGACGTACTGGTGAAGTACCTATATAAGGGTATGTCTATACCCCAGGGCCAGAAACAAGGGGGGATCCTACTTGCTtggttggaaaaaattaccCAAGTCAGTGGCGTCACACCTATTGTTCACTATATATCGGATAGAAGAACCGTATGA
- the FIS1 gene encoding Fis1p (similar to Saccharomyces cerevisiae FIS1 (YIL065C); ancestral locus Anc_7.255) — protein sequence MTKVDFWPTLKDAYEPLYPQQLEILRQQVVSEGGSTATIQSRFNYSWGLIKSTDVNDERLGVKILTDIYKEAESRRRECLYYLTIGCYKLGEYSMAKRYVDTLYEHERNNKQVGALKSMVEDKIQRETLKGVVVAGGVLAGAVAITSFFLRNKRR from the coding sequence ATGACTAAAGTTGATTTTTGGCCAACGCTAAAGGATGCATACGAACCACTCTACCCCCAACAACTGGAGATCCTGCGCCAGCAAGTGGTTTCTGAGGGTGGCTCCACGGCAACTATCCAGTCAAGATTCAACTACTCCTGGGGGTTGATCAAGTCCACTGACGTAAATGACGAAAGGCTCGGCGTGAAGATCCTCACGGACATCTACAAGGAGGCCGAATCCCGTAGACGGGAATGCTTATACTACTTGACTATCGGCTGCTACAAGCTGGGAGAATACTCCATGGCAAAGCGATATGTGGATACGCTGTATGAGCATGAGCGGAACAACAAGCAGGTGGGTGCGTTGAAGAGCATGGTGGAGGATAAGATCCAGAGAGAAACGCTGAAGGGCGTCGTCGTCGCTGGAGGCGTCCTGGCCGGCGCTGTCGCCATTActagtttctttttaagaaacaaaaggaGGTAA
- the RNR3 gene encoding ribonucleotide-diphosphate reductase subunit RNR3 (similar to Saccharomyces cerevisiae RNR1 (YER070W) and RNR3 (YIL066C); ancestral locus Anc_7.256), whose protein sequence is MYVIKRDGRKEPVQFDKITSRITRLSYGLDPNRIDAVKVTQRIISGVYSGVTTVELDNLAAETCAYMTTVHPDYATLAARVAISNLHKQTTKQFSKVIEDLHDWVNPATGKLAPMISDEVYNIVMENKDTLNSAIVYDRDFKYTYFGFKTLERSYLLRLNGEVAERPQHLVMRVALGIHGSDIESVLKTYNLMSLRYFTHASPTLFNAGTPHPQMSSCFLIAMKDDSIEGIYDTLKECAMISKTAGGVGLHINNIRSTGSYIAGTNGTSNGLIPMIRVFNNTARYVDQGGNKRPGAFALFLEPWHADIFDFVDIRKTHGKEEIRARDLFPALWIPDLFMKRVQEDGPWTLFSPSSAPGLDDVWGDEFEELYTRYEREGRGKTITAQKLWYAILQSQTETGTPFMVYKDACNRKTNQQNLGTIKSSNLCCEIVEYSSPEETAVCNLASIALPAFVEVAEDGKTATYNFQSLHDIAKVITHNLNRVIDRNYYPVPEARNSNMRHRPIALGVQGLADTYMMLRLPFECDEAQTLNKQIFETIYHATLEASCELAQKEGKYSTFEGSPSSKGILQFDMWNAKPFGMWDWETLKKDIVKHGLRNSLTMAPMPTASTSQILGYNECFEPVTSNMYSRRVLSGEFQVVNPYLLRDLVDLGIWDDSMKQYLITQNGSIKDLPNVPQDLKELYKTVWEISQKTIINMAADRSIYIDQSHSLNLFLQSPSMGKITSMHFYGWKKGLKTGMYYLRTQAASAAIQFTIDQDVADQAATHIASTAELDRPVYIPTGAKFTDKVALTPAENSDKETSPVPSEPSSVSSAMSNMKLEEGITPAVPTETIKEESNGKKCDIYNEKVIACQAPTPEACESCSG, encoded by the coding sequence ATGTACGTTATTAAAAGAGACGGCCGCAAAGAGCCTGTgcaatttgataaaatcaCTTCCCGTATCACCCGTTTATCATACGGGCTAGATCCCAACCGTATCGATGCCGTTAAGGTGACGCAACGTATCATATCGGGTGTCTACTCCGGTGTGACGACCGTTGAACTGGACAACTTGGCTGCTGAAACCTGTGCTTACATGACCACTGTGCACCCCGATTATGCCACTTTGGCTGCCAGGGTTGCCATCTCTAACTTACATAAGCAGACGACAAAGCAGTTTTCGAAAGTCATTGAAGACCTGCACGACTGGGTTAACCCTGCGACTGGGAAGCTCGCTCCTATGATTTCGGATGAAGTCTATAATATTGTCatggaaaacaaagataCCTTAAATTCGGCCATCGTGTACGACAGAGACTTCAAGTATACCTATTTTGGGTTCAAGACTTTGGAACGTTCGTACCTGCTAAGACTGAATGGTGAAGTGGCCGAACGTCCGCAACACTTGGTCATGCGTGTGGCCCTAGGTATTCACGGTAGCGATATCGAGTCGGTGCTGAAGACTTATAACTTGATGTCCTTGAGATATTTCACTCACGCCTCCCCCACTTTATTTAATGCCGGTACGCCACACCCTCAAATGTCGTCCTGTTTCCTGATTGCCATGAAGGATGATTCCATTGAAGGTATTTACGacactttgaaagaatgCGCTATGATTTCCAAGACTGCAGGTGGTGTTGGTCTTCATATCAACAACATCCGTTCCACTGGTTCGTATATTGCTGGTACCAATGGTACTTCAAATGGGTTGATTCCCATGATTCGTGTCTTTAACAACACTGCCCGTTACGTGGATCAAGGTGGTAACAAGAGACCCGGTGCATTTGCCCTTTTCTTGGAACCATGGCACGCAGATATTTTCGACTTTGTCGATATCAGAAAAACCCATggtaaagaagaaattcgTGCAAGAGATCTGTTCCCCGCTCTATGGATTCCTGATCTTTTCATGAAGCGTGTCCAAGAAGACGGTCCTTGGACTTTGTTTTCGCCCAGTTCTGCTCCAGGTTTAGACGATGTTTGGGGTGATGAATTCGAAGAGCTATATACGCGTTACGAAAGAGAAGGTCGTGGTAAAACTATCACCGCCCAAAAGCTGTGGTACGCCATCTTACAATCACAAACAGAAACAGGTACACCTTTTATGGTGTACAAGGATGCATGCAACAGAAAGACAAACCAACAAAACTTGGGGACTATCAAATCGTCTAATTTGTGCTGTGAAATCGTCGAGTATTCCTCTCCAGAAGAAACTGCTGTTTGTAATCTAGCGTCTATTGCCCTACCTGCATTTGTTGAAGTTGCCGAAGACGGTAAGACTGCAACTTataattttcaaagctTACATGATATTGCTAAAGTCATTACTCATAACTTAAACAGGGTTATTGACCGTAATTATTATCCAGTGCCTGAGGCTAGAAACTCTAATATGAGACATAGGCCTATTGCTTTGGGGGTTCAAGGTTTGGCCGATACTTATATGATGTTGCGTTTACCATTTGAATGTGATGAGGCTCAAACCCTAAACAAACAGATTTTCGAAACCATTTACCATGCTACCCTTGAAGCCTCCTGTGAATTGGCCCAAAAAGAGGGCAAATATTCTACTTTCGAAGGCTCTCCTTCCTCTAAGGGTATTTTACAATTCGATATGTGGAATGCTAAGCCATTTGGTATGTGGGATTGGGAAACCTTGAAAAAGGACATTGTCAAGCATGGTTTAAGAAACTCCTTAACAATGGCCCCAATGCCAACTGCTTCAACCTCCCAAATCCTTGGGTACAATGAATGTTTCGAGCCAGTGACTTCAAACATGTACTCTCGTCGTGTCTTATCCGGTGAATTCCAAGTCGTTAATCCATACTTATTGCGTGATTTAGTCGACCTGGGCATCTGGGATGACAGTATGAAGCAATATTTGATTACACAAAATGGTTCTATTAAGGATTTGCCAAATGTTCCacaagatttgaaagaattataCAAGACTGTTTGGGaaatttctcaaaagaCCATCATCAACATGGCTGCTGATCGTTCGATCTACATTGATCAATCTCattctttgaatcttttcttgcaatCACCATCAATGGGTAAAATTACTAGTATGCATTTCTATGGTTGGAAGAAGGGTTTGAAAACCGGTATGTATTATTTAAGGACACAAGCCGCCTCTGCTGCTATTCAATTTACTATTGATCAGGATGTTGCCGATCAAGCCGCTACACACATTGCATCTACCGCAGAATTAGATCGTCCCGTTTATATTCCAACTGGTGCGAAATTCACTGATAAAGTTGCATTAACGCCTGCCGAAAACTCGGATAAGGAAACGTCGCCAGTTCCATCCGAACCATCTTCAGTCTCTAGTGCTATGTCAAACATGAAACTAGAAGAAGGAATTACCCCTGCGGTCCCAACAGAAACAATTAAAGAGGAATCCAATGGCAAGAAATGTGACATTTACAACGAAAAGGTCATTGCTTGTCAAGCCCCCACCCCAGAAGCCTGTGAATCATGCTCCGGTTGA
- the YRB2 gene encoding Yrb2p (similar to Saccharomyces cerevisiae YRB2 (YIL063C); ancestral locus Anc_7.253) — translation MSDSKIGNAANKKHEVEQAAAENPIGGLDKTPKRPREEGENKQEEEAGDRSEPLNGDDRDKRGEEKKEQESSHKKAKTDDENAADTGKVEDDKKKDKFVFGAASKFGSGFGVAQKDTKDEKTTRISTASLSASENTTKKPFAFGSGLSFGSGFSILKNKTDDNADNEKKFIDDRDKVSSGPEPLEKASEEPKDTPKPLKLQKQEIKSGEESEECIYQVNAKLYQLSKIEEGWKERGVGVIKINKSKQDNEKTRIVMRSRGILKVILNIQLVKGFTVQKGFTGSLQSEKFIRLLGVDNNGDPAQYAIKTGKKETTDELYNTIVKSVPK, via the coding sequence ATGAGTGACTCTAAGATTGGCAACGCGGCCAACAAAAAGCATGAGGTGGAGCAAGCTGCAGCTGAAAACCCCATTGGTGGACTAGATAAAACTCCTAAAAGACCAAGGGAAGAAGGTGAGAATAAacaggaagaagaagcaggCGACAGATCGGAACCACTAAATGGTGATGATAGGGACAAGAGGGGcgaagagaagaaagagcAAGAATCATCGCACAAAAAGGCCAAGACTGACGATGAAAATGCTGCAGATACTGGTAAAgtagaagatgacaaaaagaaggacAAATTCGTATTTGGTGCGGCATCTAAATTTGGAAGTGGGTTTGGCGTTGCCCAGAAAGACACCAAAGACGAGAAAACCACCCGCATAAGTACTGCTTCTTTATCGGCTTCTGAGAATACTACAAAGAAGCCATTTGCATTTGGCTCAGGCCTATCGTTCGGCAGTGGTTTCAGCATATTGAAGAATAAAACCGACGACAACGCTgacaatgaaaagaaattcattgaCGACAGGGATAAAGTCAGTAGCGGGCCTGAACCGCTGGAAAAGGCCTCAGAAGAACCAAAAGACACGCCCAAGCCTCTCAAATTGCAAAAGCAGGAAATCAAGTCTGGCGAGGAGTCCGAAGAGTGCATATATCAAGTAAATGCTAAACTGTACCAACTTTCCAAGATAGAAGAAGGCTGGAAGGAAAGAGGTGTTGGtgtcatcaaaatcaataaaagTAAACAGGATAACGAAAAAACGCGTATAGTTATGAGATCCCGTGGTATCTTGAAAgtcattttgaatatccaATTGGTTAAGGGATTCACCGTGCAAAAGGGCTTCACAGGTTCTTTGCAGAGCGAGAAATTCATAAGATTATTAGGGGTCGACAATAACGGCGACCCTGCGCAATATGCTATAAAGACTGGCAAGAAGGAGACCACAGATGAACTGTATAACACTATAGTCAAGTCTGTTCCTAAGTaa